In Clupea harengus chromosome 12, Ch_v2.0.2, whole genome shotgun sequence, the sequence GCTGCTTGAACCACCCTGGCTGCTATGTGTCAAGCTCTTTTTTTATAGTCTAAGTGTCAAAGTTGTAAGCAGAGAATATACTTATATTTATAGGATTGGTCAATCATTTGTCTTTATTAATTCATGTGTgcttagtttaaaaaaaaaaaagatgtttttcaAATGAGATTTCCTGTATTACTGGAATAATAAGAATATTGGCAAGTTAGTTGATCTAGTTGTATACTATTTATTTATGCTGGTTTGTTTATTAAGTTATCTGGGGACATGATTAAGTTCCACAAACCTATTCCTGTTGAATGAAATATGGATGCTGAAGGGCTATGTGAGGATTATGTGAAGGACTTCTAGTGGTAACCTTATGCTGACACACATTTGCCCTCACACGTTTGAAGCATTTGAACAACTCCTTCCAGGAAGACATCGTACATCATTTCCTAGAACCTACTGGTGTTGGGTTTCTGCATACCTGTTTTAAAGGTTTAGTTTTACATTCAAGACAAGCTGTGTTTATCTCTGTAAAACAatcactttgctctttttttgtcttactTCCCTTACCATTAGACCAGTCTCAAACGCCTTACTTGACTGGCTGTGTATCAAGAGCAATGGAATCATTTTACTGCTCTTGGAGTGTTGGAACATTCCAGAACCTTACAGAGCCTAGAGACCTCAAGCTCTTCTACATGTTTCAAGATATGTAAGTGTCATTGCCTAATTTAACATCTCTTCTTAGCTGTCACTCTCCTACCCATCCATACAACACTGTCAGGATGGAATGGTGGGGTTTTGTGTGAGATGAATTAGTGTTACTTGTGTCATACAACTAATTCCAAACCTAATAATGGCAAATGATACAATTAATTATTGTAATGTCTCTTTTCTATCCCTCTACTTCTATCTAGGATTTCTCCCAAAAAATGGCTGGAATGCCCTCAATACACCTTgctgagagaaaaggagtgtcGTTttgacagagaacacacacaaatatggacTCCTTACAAAATCCAGCTACGCTCACGTGATCAGGACGTTGTCTATGATGAAGTCCAGTTCACAGTGGAGAACATTGGTGAGTCATAAATGCTAACCATTTCCAATGGCCATTGTTTCACAACATGTCTCTATTCTGAAACCTATTCTGTATGCAGAGTGGTAATGCTATCTATGCATAAATCAGCGCAAAGCAGAACAAACTACCCAACTGGGAAGGAATTTATAATATCCTCACAATTGTAAATTTTTTTCTATGTGCACTAGTATATCCTGACCCACCTGTTGGGTTGAACTGGACATTTCTGAGTGTGGGCATGACCAAGATGTACACTGATGTGGTGGTGAGCTGGGAGCCACCGCCGTCAGCAGCAATCGAAGTAGGGGTGGGATGGTTGGCCCTGGAGTACGAGACTCAGTACCGAGAGACTGGTTCAGCCACTTGGAACATTGTGAGAGCAACAATCTGTTAAAAGAATTCAAAATATTGCTTATTATTTTGTTGATACCCTAAATTAAATGATAACTAGAGGCGTAGAGGAAGAATGGGGAATAAACCACTTATCTGACAACTTTACAGTTCACTGTAAGTTAgagatttctttttaaaaataaaaacacaaaatctaTTTGTCTGGCAAGTCTATGGCCATGTAATTTCTCTTAGCATTGCAGAAACAGCCAAGAACCATTTGTGATGTCTGATGCAAgacacaatgggcctcattctcgaacgcagttaagaagaatttaagaagaatttaagagaaatttaagaggaattggatttaggacaacatttggcattcatgaaagttttctcatctgggatttgctctgaacttcagaagactttccgaactcgaaatagcagtcgtaactcggccagagttttctcaaatgcgattccttaaaaaaccacaagatggcccgtgggttttttgaggaatcgcatttaagaaaactctccgtgttaatgaatttgtgagaaatcgttggtgattgcgttcacatcaactctacagatcctcggattaaagtatcattaacaattacgtttcacatgtaggcctatactcATGATTCCTTTGCATTTTCTGTGTGAAATGTGAGGTCCAAagaatggccctcattctcgaacattttctgaagtttcttctgaaatggttcttacgggcttcggaaaaacaacgtacgcaaaagacatccgccaaattcatgcacgcttgaaaatgcggtcctacgcagcagaagttttttctgggctgtgctcccccggaagagttttcttaaattgaaagcgcgttctcgtgctcctgaatttgcatacatacacgccctgccagctccttataagggcacgcaaccgtagtgacgtgtgcagttggaatcgaccgaatctacacgaaagcaactcgtaaacgagtcatgtcaaagcggtttcgtgtacattacatttagtcatttagcagacacttttgtccaaagcgacgtacaagggatagaacagtcaagctacgagcaatagagacctagtgtaacaataaatactactttacataagaaatagaaaaacgaaataggaaataaaaacgaagtgcaggaatgtaactgctataagtgcaagttaagcactagtcgaagtgccagttaggaagggaggtgctctctgaagagttgggtcttcaaaagcttcttaaaggtagagagggacgcgcctgctctggtagtgctaggcagttcgttccaccaacgtggaactacttgaaaattctggattgccgtacttgcacagacggcagtgccaaacgacgctcactagacgagcgcagcattccggtgtagtccttttatttattttatgacatcacggtgcctcatagaatcatgactataggcctacatgtgaaacgtaattgttaatgatactttaatccgaggatctgtagagttgatcaATCACCAATcagcaatcaccaacgatttctcacaaattcattaacacggagagttttcttaaatgcgattcctcaaaaaacccacggggccatcttgtggttttttaaggaatcgcatttgagaaaactctggccgagttacgactgctatttcgagttcggaaagtcttctgaagttcagagcaaatcccagatgagagaactttcatgaatgccgaatgttgtcctaaatccaattcctcttaaattcctcttaaattcttcttaactgcgttcgagaatgaggcccaatgatgCTGACACGATAAGCTTTTTTTGCTTGAATAGGTACTCCATAAGTACAATTTTATTTATAGCATGCTATTGATTTccacataaaaaaatatgtgttgtgtttcctAATTTTCCTATAGTGTTTTGAATGaacatgttttctctcttttccaagCCACCTCGCCACCCATGTTTCAGTGTAGTTTGAACTCCCATAAAAATGTGAACAACTTTTGCGGCATGGCGTTGCCAAATATATTGCTGAAATACTCTGACTTGATTTCATTGGTGCTAACTAGGCAAGACATTTCTGTTTGCAAGACATGTCTGATGTCTGTTTACTAGTCAGATTTAGACAAAACTCCACAATGCCTCTTTATCTGGTTGCACAGTTAGTATTACCTGCAGGTTCACATCTACAACACAGATTCATTTGGTAGCTGTGGTCCTTTTAATCACTTGACTGCCTTGTTTTACAAGAATATTTTATCCCTTTTGCACAATCCTCAATTATTGGCCAACAGACACTTAATTAGACTCAACCATGATCATAACCGCTTTGTTATTATGGCTTTGCCTTCACTTGATAACTGGGTCAAATTGTATCCTCTTCTGTAGCTGAATGCAGACAAAGAGACCAAGAAATTTATCTATGGACTTCGCACAAACACAGATTATGAAATCAGAGTAAGATGCAAGATGAAAGGCTTCATGAACTTCAGCAACTTCAGCGACTCCCTAATGATCAACATACCAGCCACAGGTAGAAAAAAGGCATAGCACCTTTACAAGCAATTTATTTCCATAATACAGTTCCTAATTTCATGAGCACTTAAGCACTTAATACATTCATATGtatttcctctctgtttcttagAATCAAGAGTTCCAATTGCTGTTGGGTTCGTCTTGACAGCAGTGGGCTTTGCTGTCATTGGTATGCTAGTACTGGTCACCCGACAGAAAAAGTAAGTCTTTCCTTCATGACTCCACTACATACTGCAACACAATGGTTAGCAGCATGAAGATTTCATTATCCTAATTATTTTACGCCAACTCCAAATAAGTTTAACCACATTATTTTCTTGCTATCCAAAGCAAAGGAAGATtaaccacacacagatgctATATCATATGCTATATCAGTTGAATGACTATGAATATAAAACGTATACCTTTTGCGACATGTTGGTGGTGGCAACGATGTATGTCAGATCTAGCTTTGACCTAGTATTTGACTATTTATGTCACCTCTTTCTTTCAGGCTCATGGTGATTTTCTTGCCTCCTATCCCTGGCCCCAAAATCAGAGGCATTGACCCAGAACTCTTTCAGGTATTATTAAAGATGTTAAAGATACTTTAGTCCATCAGAGTTGGATATGACGTCAAATAACAGTAATAATTACCATTTTACAAATCAGTTAATGGTTTGTATCTTGTGTTAGATGGTAATAGTGATACAATGACGACACACTGATGTGACCCAGTCCATAAACCTACTTTTCTGTGCCTGAAAACAGAAAGGTAAACTGTCAGATCTGACCTCAATCCTGACCACTCATGCTGTCCTGAGGTCTGACCTCTACAACGATGACTCCTGGATAGAGTTTATTGAACTGGACATAGATAAGCCAAATGAGACTGAGCAAGACCTGGAGACGGCGTTCCTCATAGACcactctgcctcctcctctgacaGCACACATCTTATCAATGATTTCCGTGACGATGATTCAGGTCGGGCCAGCTGCTGTGAACAAGACCTGCCAGACCCTGACACAGTGGAGTGTCGAAACCTTATGCTGTCGTCGGCCTCGGTTCTTGACCCCACTGCAACTCCCCAAACAGGAGCGGCATTTCAAGACTCATGGTCCGGCACACCAGATCTGTATGCCCAGGTGAGACAAGTAACCCTATCAGGTGAAGTGGTGTTGACCCCTGAAGAGCAAAGCCATAGAAGGGAGGTTATGAATAAACGGTACAAACCGAAATGTGATCAGACCACGAAAGAGCCAGAGTTCCACGTGCGTGTGCTTGGAGACTCAGATGAGAGGGGCAACACCTCTGAGccagacaacaacaacatgagcACCAACCAATCAACGGATCGCAGCACATCTACATCCCTACCATTAGATGATGTCAACGGTGCGCCGCGTCAGCCGTTAATGGGTTACCAAGAACCACAGGTGGCCCCAGCAACAGCGCCAGAGTTGACAGGTCCTCCATCATCTGCACTAGCCTCGCCACCTGAATACACTGTGGTGGATGGCACTGATCCACAGAACAGCCTTCTACTGAGATCAAATACTCCCATGGCTCCCAGCTCCTCACACATGAAACAGATGCCTTCGCTAGAGGGTTACCTAAGCCCTGACCTTTTGGACAGCATTGCCTTTTGAATGACCATGGAACAACTTTGGTTACAAATCATGGAATCCAGTGCAAAGAATCTTAATACAATCCAATAGGATACTGCATCAGGGAAGTGCCCTACGGGTTTTTAGGAACTAGTGGAGCTTAATGTGAAATACCTTTTTGTTGTGCTTTTCATGGAGTATAAGATTCAGAGATGCTTCTGCCTGATGAAGGGAAATGTGACACTGTTAGGCAACATCAACTAGTGCAGGTTATATGATCTGGGAGAAGAATTTTCGGGTGTGCCAACAACACATCTTAGGAGAGGGACCTAAACTGACATATGGGATGTATCAACATACTAAATAGGACTGTGAAACACAGGAATGGATTGATAGTAAATGTATCAGCTGTTTGTCTAATTAGTAGTTGCTGTTGAAGAAATGTGTTTACTATTTCAAAGCTTCTTTACTATGTTAATCATATGAATTCCTCTCCCTATGAGTGAATGACAAGCTGGCCAAATGTATCCTACTATAAAACTGTGAAACTGCTTTGGATTTTCCAGCATAATCCCTATTTTCTTTTCACCTCAAGGTCCATGTGAAAGCAATGACTAAATGTGCCATATCGGATACGTAACTacatgttgaaaaataattatacATAGTGTTTAACATACTACTGTCTGTTTCTGAAAATAAGAATGTATTTTTGAGATTTCTCCCGTTTCATAACTTGATATGTGGAATTTTTTCAAACAATTAATAAAAATCTGAGCAAGAGTGGGTTTGCAAAGTTTGGTAAAattaacacacatgcatttggtTCATTAGGTTACCTCAGGAAAAAAGGGGGCATTGTTTTTCTATAAGTGCCTCTGCTTTAACTATTAAAAGTACTGATAGCCTTAAAATGTGTTGATATGGTCGTTCACGAGCCTCAGTCAATGGCTTGTACGGCAACGCAACAAATTGCTGGTGTGACACAGGCATAGCTGACATGAATGTTCAATCGGCTGTCTTTTGGTGTTCAGGAGTGTTTAGTCAGTTTGACACCGTGAACTACGTTAGAGTGTACTTTACCCCAAAAGTTACCTTCAGAATGAATCTTACTATCGCTATTCAGTAATACAGCAGTTTGTGATCTGAGATATAAGCTTCTAGCGTTACTAGCAGGCTACCAAGAAAAATCTGTGATAGTTTGTTGAGCTAAAACTCTACCTAGTTACGCTATCATAGTCAACTTGTGGAAAGGGTCATATCAGCGCAAAATCAGTGCTTTCATACTTGACAATATGAAGACGTCTACAGCTGTGAATTTAGATAAACTTGTCAAAGACTTTTCTCATCTGGAACAGGTAAGGGGCGGATACGGCTAGCAACACAATTAGCTGAAGTCGATAGGGTAACATCGCTTGCTAGCTGTTCATTTTGTTAAATTAGCTTAGCAGTCTTCTCAAGCTTGGAGGACAGCTGAGTAGTTTTCCTAGGCCGCAAACGTTGACGGATCccaattcactttgaatggggtgacgtcagcCGTTGCGTTGCTTGCGCCGAAAGTTGAGAAAAATTCAAGCCAATCAAATCGCGTTCATCCTCCGTAGATGGtcatatttgtacataaaagtagtttgtttgattttttttttttaagttaaataGACACgatacaatgtaaaaaaaccgttattgtaactgaagtATAAACATGAGGTGATTTGCGAGGTACGTTAGCAAGgtaactacccacaaggtaaacagctcgctagcggcGTGTTTGGTTGTTggcctgtcaatctcactataaacgtctCCCCAATGCGCCAGACACGCCTACAGTCATCCGTCAAGCAACTTGACTGTACATCGTTTGATTTCTTGTTGAAGGATAATAGAGATGTAAATCAAATGCCATTAACATTCAAACATTCTTGGAAATGAGCATGAAGGTTAGCTATAGGTCATTGTAGGCCTTATACTAGCCCTTTATGCCTTTATTCCCTGAATAGCCATATAATTTCTCTGAGACCTATTGGACATAATTCACAAATACCGTCTGTGTCTCCTACATTTCTGCACGTCGGGGTCCTGTCAGGATTTATGTTTCGATACGCTAATGATCAGCAAACTATACATTATACCTTACTTAGCATTGGCTTTTGGCTGATTTATTTATCATTGTTCTGGAAATGTACATGATATGTATCTTAAAGGCTTAGCCAGTGATTTGGCGTTTAAGTCATATTCAGTCGAACTGTCTGTCCATTAAATGCATTTGGAACCTGGTCTAAAGTATGGCTTTCAGGCAATAACCCCTTACTTGGTTGTTGGTTGAACTTAGAAAATAACAGACCTGAAGAGTAAAAATAGCATTGTTGAAATGAAACTAGAGGAGACCAACAGATTTCTGAAGTTTTCCCAGACAAAGGAGAAGCATCTGATTGAAGGTAAGGAAAATGCAGTTTGAAATGCAGAAATGCAACTTTGTTTTCAAGACATTTCAAGAGCAGCAGTTCTAGTATATCTTGTGTGTGATAGACATTAGACAGAACAACCCTGTTATTATCAAATTGGCCTTCTTCCCGGGCAATGGATAGtaagaaataaatgtgtgtgagacctcCGTCTAGTGCTTTTGCTCATGTTatcactttttgttttgcctcccTCCAGTGGTGTACAGTGGTACAgcactgtatgtactgtatgttgccCTCCTCAAGTACTGAAACTATAGGTTACTTGCAAAAGGCCGGTTCTTACTCATGCTATTAGAGACCTGGGGTTTCGTGGGACACATACCCTTCCGGCTTCCCCAGAAGCCATATTCTACTACTCCAGACATCACTGGCTGGCCATGTGACGTATGAGTTGTGGAGGACATACTTCAGGACAGTTCACTAGAGAGTTTTAAACACAACGTTTGTATTCCCTGGGTAAAACTGCGCATAGGCTGGGTTAAAAGACAACGTGTAACTAAAGTGCTTTACTGTAGTGACTACCAGCAGTGTATTAACTGAAAGCAGTTTAAGATCCAGTTGATGTAATGACCCGAAAGGAGAGCGAGACAAGACATCTAAGACCATAGGCAGATCCTTCGAAGAGGCCAGAGGTTTAGATACTGGTTGAAGGTGTGCCCTTTTCATGAATTGACAAGTGAGAGTTTGCTGGCCCACTGTTTTATCTCAAATCCTAGGTGACAAGCCAAAATGACTGCCAAGTATAGCTTGACAGTGGAGAAGCACATGTAACCACGGTGACTGATAACTGCACATGTAACCACGGTGACTGATAACTTTCACTCCAAATGTATCTTCTGCTTAttcatgctttctctctctcgtttgttGAGACAGGACCAACATTGAgttgtgtgtttgccctactcATTCTATATTTAAGAAGCCTAACATGACAATGTCTAcctctgactgactggctggttGTCAATGTTCATGTAAAAGGGCAGTGGACTGGATTTAGGGCAGGCAGTGAAATTTGGGCACACCGATAAAAAGAGCGGCTCTCAAGTACGACTCAGTCCCCTTCATACCAAAGATTCGTAAAAATAATTGGACCTTTCACTAGTATAACATTACGAGTAGAAATGTTAGGATAACATCAACAGAACACTGAAAAAGTGTTTGTTCCCATTTTAGTGCATCAGTAATCAAATACTCACCACTTACCATCATACAATGTCCTCATGgatgatgcactagcgctctgAATGGTTGCAATGACATTGAGGGGAAGGCCTGCGGCGTCCAAATGAGCCTCTCACTGGCCAAGCCCAAAGAGCCAGACACTCTGAATGAGGGTGAAGGAGCTCTCTGAAGAGTACTGTTTGTTGACAGGCTAGACAAGTCCGAACCAAATGCACTTTGAAGATGAAGTGGCGTAACAGAAGCTTTCGGTGACCGAGTTGCTAGTTCACGCTACAAACAATTTAGCCACCTAGCCATGACTCCTGTCCGAGAGCAAGCCTCTGGGGGTGAGAAGAGGTTTTAGACTGATTCAATGATGTTGTTTCGTATATAAAGTAGGAGGAAGTACTGTATGTCCGTGACTCATATGTCAGATGACCAAACAATGATGGCAAGTGTGGTCGCAAGGGGgcatgagtttttttttcaactgcaGTGTGATATCTCGTAATGTTAGaatgttttattattaattgtattgtttttctatatattattattattattgttttctttttttaactacAGACAGAAATGGGTTACTGGGGACAATTCAGGGACTCCAGCAAACCCTTCAGCAACAGTGTGATTTGAGAGGTAGGGTTCTGCATCACTTGTCTCACTGGAAGGTAGATGTTTCATTCATATTTAGCTGTTTTAACAGACATTCATGTTATTGTGTTGTAGTGGAAAATGAAAGGTTGAAAAAGTCATTGCTTGACATGAAGAAGAATAATGTAAAAATCTTGGAGGTGAGTGCATATTCCATACATCAATTTGGATCAATTCCTTTGGGCATTTTCAAGTGTGTTTGTCAACATAACCCCCTTATGGGCATAGGATTGTCATGCTCAAAATGAAGGGCTTCAGGCTGAGATGGCAGTTCTACAAGAAGACCACCAGAGGGAGCTAGAGGAAGCCCAACAAGAGACCCAGAGAAAATGTGAGTGTTGGTCTGGTGACAGATCAACCTTAAAGTAATAATaacatttaaagtaacactatgcaacaattttgctctttttgaggtatggttttataggcaactagtttcggtaccatcctcaaattcattttgatagcatatggtcatttgaaggacagataaatacATGTGTCCTTctcactagccatccaggatatgccctatgtagttctgtgtaccggactggaataccctgcaaaaatggaagaaaagcttaaACAgaatgacattgccagctatactgccttaagataccagttagtgtgttggcaagcttctattcAGTGTCAACtgagctgttggtggtgtttgcaaggtttttgcatgccttttagatagttagcttgctagttttggaacagaactccttattgctgctttaaatgatAAATGCAGGATTACACAAACTAATTTATACACCACCTAAGGCCTTAATAACCGAGCTTTTTCAAACTCATGGTTGGCATTGTCCATTGTTAAAGTGGAGGCAAAAGAAAGAGCAATTAAGGAAGTAATTGAGAAGAAAGAGTCTTCTGAGGAAGAGCTGAGGAGGAAGATCCGAGAGCAGGACAAAGAAAAGCAGAGTGAACTAATTAAACTGCAAATGGAGGTACACTGCTGCCCACGTACAATCTCATTTTCATAATAGCACTACTTTAATCATTTTAGATATCACATATTTTTACTGTCACTGATCCTACAGGCAtgacacacattttcattgtaCACCATGAGATGGGACTGTGACATTTAGCTTCACTAGTTCACTGCTCCACTAGCTGATTCTGATCTGATGAGTACATGAAGTTACATCTGTTCAGTAACCATTCTTCAAACACTAGACAGTTAATGTGacttatataaatatgtattgcATGCTGTAACATTGAATAGTGAGTACTTGATCAAAAATGTCTGTCACTATTGATAATATAATGTTAAGCCTGCCATATGCTAAAACAGTCTTGTTTATCTACAAAACATAAACAAGGTTCAGTAATCTTGTCGACAAACATTATTTATAATATAGTGTCAATGTGTTCAGTCTTATGAGTATGTATGTTTAATACATTTACAGTTTAGCGCAAAGCTAGCAAGGGTCCAGAGCACAGTAGTGAAGTCCCAGCAGGCTCAAGGCTCCAGCCTTGCATCTCAGAACATCTTCAAGAGGGTGAGGATTCAAACCGTACACCATTGCTGTAATTCATACTGATCTGGAAAACCTTTTGTGTGAGATGCTCAACAAAGCACACTGGCACGCTAGTAGGTTGAGTTGGACTAGTATCTAAGTGGTGTAATGTGAAGATATTTTATTATAGCTTCAGTCACATTAGAGGATTTTTGTTTGTGATCATACTTTCTGTATTTATTGAGTATGGATAAAGAGTAAAAATTGGAAACGGGAGACTGATTCTGGATCAGTGTAACAAGATGAGTGTGGGTGTCCTCGTCATAAactaagagtgtttgtgtatccaCAGAAGCTGCAGTTCATGCAGGAAGAAAAGAATCGTGAAATTGAGGCCTTGCGCCAGAAAGTCAAAGAGCTGGAGCAGCAACAGTTCCTTGGCTTTACCGAGTCACGTCTTAAAAGAAGGAAGATATAATTGGCATAACCCTGCCAAAACCAGCCAGTGGTGCTTAATTATAGCCCTTCACTGCATAATGCTTTGAGGCAAAGTTTCAGATTGCAAAATGTTATTATATAAGATAATAGAAAGACACAACGGATAGCTACTCAACAGGTTATGATATTGTTTATGTTAATTATGCTTTTTGCTTGTACTGGTTAATGGCAAGATTATGCTGAATCTTTCATAGATGTCAAGTTGATGTGGTGTTGCCATCTGAATGATCAGTTCTCAATAAATTCTGTATtagaaaaatgaatgaaatgtattaaaatcATTCTGGTTCCACACAGTAGGATGTACCTTGTTCAGCACACCATCACAGCGCTGGCCAAGCAGGTGACAGGAGAGCACAGGCACAACGGCTTGGCTGAAACAGCAAGGGTATAGCTCACATGTAAAGATCGCCACTACCCACACCCTCCAAAGCTCTTAATCTCATCACCGCAGATACAGCACTTGTGTCCCCCTCTCAGCCCCTCCCTTATGCCACAGGGAGGGAcgggagagaggggaatactCCATCAGACCAAAATGATGTTGTCTGAAATCGTGGAAATCAATTTGATAAATCAATAATGCCTCATACACATATGTTCACAGTCTGAATTATTCCCAAAGGGAAAGTATTTCATTTGACCCTTCTTAAGCACATATTAATTTGGTTATTGAGTATACCTTATGGTATATTATACATATTTCATTTGACCCTTCTTAAGCACATATTAATTTGGTTATTGAGTATACCTTATGGTATATTATACGTATGTGGTACCTCCTCATTTGATGAGGTACAAAATGGCTATTTGTTTCAGTAATACCCTGTGCACAGGTCCATCATCCAAAACGTACACATT encodes:
- the LOC105913253 gene encoding coiled-coil domain-containing protein 152 isoform X1 is translated as MKTSTAVNLDKLVKDFSHLEQKITDLKSKNSIVEMKLEETNRFLKFSQTKEKHLIEDRNGLLGTIQGLQQTLQQQCDLRVENERLKKSLLDMKKNNVKILEDCHAQNEGLQAEMAVLQEDHQRELEEAQQETQRKLEAKERAIKEVIEKKESSEEELRRKIREQDKEKQSELIKLQMEFSAKLARVQSTVVKSQQAQGSSLASQNIFKRKLQFMQEEKNREIEALRQKVKELEQQQFLGFTESRLKRRKI
- the LOC105913253 gene encoding coiled-coil domain-containing protein 152 isoform X2, which encodes MTPVREQASGDRNGLLGTIQGLQQTLQQQCDLRVENERLKKSLLDMKKNNVKILEDCHAQNEGLQAEMAVLQEDHQRELEEAQQETQRKLEAKERAIKEVIEKKESSEEELRRKIREQDKEKQSELIKLQMEFSAKLARVQSTVVKSQQAQGSSLASQNIFKRKLQFMQEEKNREIEALRQKVKELEQQQFLGFTESRLKRRKI
- the ghrb gene encoding growth hormone receptor b, with the translated sequence MAAIQALFIGFLLVHDVAMQGLSPTFKDQSQTPYLTGCVSRAMESFYCSWSVGTFQNLTEPRDLKLFYMFQDMISPKKWLECPQYTLLREKECRFDREHTQIWTPYKIQLRSRDQDVVYDEVQFTVENIVYPDPPVGLNWTFLSVGMTKMYTDVVVSWEPPPSAAIEVGVGWLALEYETQYRETGSATWNILNADKETKKFIYGLRTNTDYEIRVRCKMKGFMNFSNFSDSLMINIPATESRVPIAVGFVLTAVGFAVIGMLVLVTRQKKLMVIFLPPIPGPKIRGIDPELFQKGKLSDLTSILTTHAVLRSDLYNDDSWIEFIELDIDKPNETEQDLETAFLIDHSASSSDSTHLINDFRDDDSGRASCCEQDLPDPDTVECRNLMLSSASVLDPTATPQTGAAFQDSWSGTPDLYAQVRQVTLSGEVVLTPEEQSHRREVMNKRYKPKCDQTTKEPEFHVRVLGDSDERGNTSEPDNNNMSTNQSTDRSTSTSLPLDDVNGAPRQPLMGYQEPQVAPATAPELTGPPSSALASPPEYTVVDGTDPQNSLLLRSNTPMAPSSSHMKQMPSLEGYLSPDLLDSIAF